Proteins encoded within one genomic window of Cyprinus carpio isolate SPL01 chromosome B22, ASM1834038v1, whole genome shotgun sequence:
- the LOC109047606 gene encoding leucine-rich repeat protein SHOC-2-like, producing the protein MSSTLGKDKDSKEREPKAEGKSKTKGKDAKDGKKDTSGASPAVAFTLDSTIKRPNPPPSTRKKSSNAEVSKELNKCREENSMRLDLSKRSIHLLPSSIKELTQLTELYLYSNKLQSLPAEVGCLSGLVTLALSENSLTSLPDSLDNLKKLRMLDLRHNKLREIPAVVYRVISLTTLYLRFNRITTVEKDIKNLSKLTMLSIRENKIKQLPAEIGELCNLITLDVAHNQLEHLPKEIGNCTQITNLDLQHNELLDLPETIGNLSSINRLGLRYNRLSAIPRSLSKCRELEEINLENNNISVLPEGLLSSLVNLTSLTLARNCFQSYPAGGPSQFSTIYSLNMEHNRINKIPFGIFSRAKVLSKLNMKDNQLTSLPLDFGTWTSMVELNLATNQLTKIPEDICGLVSLEVLILSNNLLKKLPHGIGNLRKLRELDLEENKLESLPNEIAYLKDLQKLVLTNNQLTTLPRGIGHLTNLTYLGLGENLLQHLPEEIGTLENLEDLYLNDNPNLHSLPFELALCSKLSIMSIENCPLSHLPPQIVAGGPSFIIQFLKMQGPYRAMV; encoded by the exons ATGAGCAGTACTCTGGGCAAAGATAAAGACTCTAAGGAGAGGGAACCCAAAGCCGAAGGGAAATCCAAAACCAAAGGGAAAGATGCCAAAGACGGGAAGAAAGACACGAGTGGCGCTTCGCCCGCGGTGGCCTTCACCTTGGACAGCACGATAAAGCGACCCAACCCGCCGCCTAGTACGCGCAAAAAATCCAGCAACGCGGAAGTCAGCAAGGAACTGAACAAGTGCCGTGAGGAGAACTCGATGCGCCTGGACCTGTCCAAGAGATCCATCCATCTGTTGCCCTCTTCCATCAAGGAGCTGACCCAGCTGACCGAGCTCTACCTGTACAGCAACAAGCTGCAAAGCCTGCCGGCTGAGGTGGGATGCCTGTCAGGACTGGTGACGCTGGCGCTCAGCGAGAACTCTCTCACCAGCCTGCCAGACTCGCTGGACAACCTGAAGAAGCTGCGTATGCTCGACCTGCGGCACAACAAGCTTCGGGAGATCCCAGCCGTGGTCTACCGCGTCATCTCCCTCACCACGCTCTACCTGCGCTTTAATCGGATCACCACCGTGGAGAAGGACATCAAGAATCTGTCCAAACTCACCATGCTCAGCATCCGAGAGAACAAGATTAAACAGCTGCCCGCAGAGATCG GTGAGCTCTGTAATTTGATTACGCTGGATGTAGCCCACAACCAGCTGGAGCACCTTCCTAAAGAGATCGGCAATTGCACTCAGATCACCAACCTTGACCTGCAGCACAACGAACTTCTCGACCTCCCTGAGACTATAG GTAACTTGTCGAGTATAAACCGTCTGGGTCTGAGGTACAACCGTCTATCAGCGATCCCTCGATCTTTATCGAAGTGCCGAGAGCTGGAGGAAATCAACCTTGAAAACAACAATATCTCAGTGTTACCAGAG GGTCTTCTCTCCAGTCTGGTGAACCTGACGAGTCTGACGCTGGCGCGAAACTGCTTCCAGTCTTACCCAGCGGGCGGCCCATCCCAGTTCTCCACCATCTACTCACTCAACATGGAGCACAACCGTATCAACAAGATCCCTTTTGGCATCTTCTCCCGAGCCAAAGTGCTCAGCAAACTCAATATGAAG GACAACCAGTTAACGTCTCTTCCGCTGGATTTTGGGACGTGGACCAGTATGGTAGAGCTGAACCTGGCAACAAACCAGCTTACCAAGATTCCCGAGGATATCTGTGGACTTGTGTCTTTAGAG GTCCTCATATTGTCTAACAATCTTTTGAAGAAGTTGCCTCATGGGATAGGAAACTTACGGAAACTGCGGGAGCTTGACCTGGAGGAGAACAAACTGGAGTCCCTCCCCAATGAGATTGCCTACCTTAAAGATCTTCAG aaacttGTGTTGACCAATAATCAGCTGACCACTTTGCCGAGAGGAATTGGTCACCTGACCAACCTGACGTACCTGGGCTTGGGAGAGAACCTGCTGCAGCACCTACCTGAGGAGATCG GTACACTGGAGAACCTGGAGGACCTGTACCTGAACGACAACCCTAACCTGCACAGTCTGCCGTTCGAGCTGGCGCTCTGCAGTAAGCTGTCCATCATGAGCATAGAGAACTGTCCCCTCAGCCACCTCCCGCCGCAGATCGTCGCCGGAGGCCCGTCCTTTATCATCCAGTTCCTCAAGATGCAGGGTCCCTACCGCGCCATGGTCTGA